Proteins found in one Cobetia sp. L2A1 genomic segment:
- a CDS encoding DUF6789 family protein, protein MFLRGIFAGLIATIALSALMIIKAMMGVMPAFNVITDWTDALGAFGMSVTPAIAWILHFVLGAVWGVLFAMFHRQLPGGYVVSGIVVGVLAWLGMMIAFMPLAGNGLFALGIGPMVTMASLMLHIFFGAVLGYAYSKLG, encoded by the coding sequence ATGTTTCTAAGAGGAATTTTTGCCGGCCTTATTGCCACGATTGCATTATCCGCGCTGATGATCATCAAGGCCATGATGGGCGTCATGCCTGCATTCAATGTCATTACCGACTGGACAGATGCACTCGGAGCATTTGGCATGTCCGTCACTCCTGCCATTGCCTGGATTCTGCATTTTGTCCTGGGCGCTGTCTGGGGTGTGCTGTTTGCGATGTTTCATCGGCAGCTACCGGGCGGATATGTAGTATCTGGCATCGTCGTCGGAGTTCTGGCGTGGCTGGGTATGATGATCGCCTTCATGCCATTGGCCGGTAACGGTCTTTTCGCCTTGGGTATCGGTCCTATGGTTACGATGGCTTCGCTCATGCTGCACATCTTCTTTGGTGCTGTGCTCGGCTACGCTTACTCGAAACTTGGTTAG
- a CDS encoding glutathione S-transferase N-terminal domain-containing protein, with protein sequence MIDLYYWTTPNGHKITIFLEEAGLEYRLIPVNISKGEQFTPEFLAISPNNRMPAIVDHAPADGGEPISVFESGAILEYLADKTGQFLPREVRARNDVLQWLHWQMGGLGPMLGQVHHFKHYAPEPVNYAIERYMKEGERLYGVLERQLQGHSFVTGESVSIADMAIWPWLKAEKQGIDLANFPAVAAYRTRMAERDGVKRAMARIDDINPAANVAMDEEARRHLFGQQS encoded by the coding sequence ATGATTGATCTGTATTACTGGACCACGCCCAATGGCCACAAGATCACGATATTTCTGGAAGAGGCCGGTCTCGAGTATCGCCTCATTCCAGTGAACATCAGCAAGGGTGAGCAGTTCACGCCAGAATTTCTGGCCATCTCGCCCAACAATCGCATGCCGGCGATCGTCGATCATGCGCCTGCCGATGGTGGCGAGCCGATCTCGGTCTTCGAGTCCGGCGCGATTCTCGAGTATCTGGCTGACAAGACAGGGCAGTTCCTGCCGCGTGAAGTGCGCGCCCGCAATGATGTTCTGCAGTGGCTGCATTGGCAGATGGGCGGACTGGGGCCGATGCTGGGGCAGGTTCACCACTTCAAGCATTACGCGCCCGAGCCGGTGAACTACGCGATCGAGCGTTACATGAAAGAAGGTGAGCGACTTTACGGCGTGCTGGAACGTCAGCTGCAAGGACACTCATTCGTGACAGGTGAGTCCGTGAGCATTGCCGACATGGCCATCTGGCCGTGGCTGAAGGCCGAGAAGCAGGGGATTGATCTGGCAAACTTCCCGGCAGTCGCCGCCTATCGCACTCGTATGGCGGAGCGTGACGGCGTGAAGCGAGCGATGGCGCGCATCGATGACATCAATCCGGCGGCCAATGTGGCGATGGATGAAGAAGCACGTCGTCACCTGTTTGGTCAGCAATCGTAA
- a CDS encoding glutathione S-transferase N-terminal domain-containing protein, whose protein sequence is MTPVLYELRGRDDRLRFSPFCWRARLALAHKGIKAELAPMLFTDKSPIGFCESTTVPVLKDDFGVSMDSYDIFKHLDEHYPNAGDGPLIGDALAQARLNFVKVYTEQVMAVGFFRLVALDLVQAIHPDDREYFQSAREERFGMSFEEFNNVEVARGILDNAFKPLRGLLGSQPFMDGDAPAAADYLVFGFFIWAHIVSETSPFGETEDASDPLVQWRERMMDLYDGMARKSPRACDIPQ, encoded by the coding sequence ATGACCCCAGTATTGTATGAATTGCGTGGCCGTGATGATCGTCTGCGTTTCTCGCCGTTCTGCTGGCGTGCACGCCTGGCATTGGCCCACAAGGGCATCAAGGCGGAACTCGCACCGATGCTGTTCACCGACAAGAGCCCGATCGGTTTCTGTGAATCCACCACGGTACCGGTGCTCAAGGATGACTTTGGCGTGTCGATGGACAGCTATGACATCTTCAAGCATCTGGACGAGCACTACCCGAATGCCGGTGATGGTCCGCTGATCGGGGATGCACTGGCGCAGGCGCGCCTGAATTTCGTCAAGGTCTATACCGAGCAGGTCATGGCCGTCGGTTTCTTCCGCCTGGTGGCGCTGGACCTGGTTCAGGCCATTCATCCGGATGACCGCGAATACTTCCAGAGCGCCCGCGAGGAGCGCTTTGGCATGTCATTTGAAGAGTTCAACAATGTCGAGGTCGCACGCGGCATTCTCGACAACGCCTTCAAGCCGCTGCGTGGCTTGCTGGGTAGCCAGCCGTTCATGGATGGTGATGCACCGGCGGCGGCGGACTATCTTGTCTTCGGCTTCTTCATCTGGGCCCATATCGTGTCGGAAACCTCACCCTTCGGTGAGACGGAAGACGCCAGTGACCCGTTGGTGCAGTGGCGCGAGCGCATGATGGACCTCTATGACGGCATGGCACGCAAGTCGCCGCGTGCCTGCGATATCCCGCAGTAG
- a CDS encoding carbon-nitrogen hydrolase family protein yields the protein MSVEDLHLNLRNLQESDYPQLKRLMDGIYDDIGGAWPDHTINRLIAEFPDGQLVIEDGDTLVGVALTALVDYDAFSNPHKYDDLIGHREVILNKADGDALYGLDVLIDKAYRGYRLGRRLYEARKELCRSMNLRSILAGGRIPQYHEYAIKLSPTEYIDKVERREIHDPILSFQLANGFLVKRLLRQYLPEDEDSQGYATLLEWSNILFEPAQRVLESRKTMIRVGAVQWQMREFASVEAVLKQVEYYVDALSDYQSDFAVFPELFNTPLIGLLEDQSDPVRCIRFLASFTERFKQEISRMAVAYNINIVAGSMVEVGEDNEIYNVTYLCHRDGEIDRQAKLHITPQERRDWIIKGGDELAVFETDAGRIGMLICYDVEFPELSRLLADQDMDILMVPFWTDTKNSYLRVRHCAQARAIENECYVVVCGSVGNLPSIESLDIQYAQSAVFSPSDFAFPHDAVMAETTPNTEMIMFSDLDLERLKVLRSEGSVTNLKDRRKDLFDLRLRDWSWKSGSRQE from the coding sequence ATGTCCGTCGAAGACCTGCATTTAAACCTGCGTAACCTGCAGGAATCAGACTATCCCCAGCTGAAGCGCCTGATGGATGGCATCTATGACGACATTGGTGGTGCCTGGCCTGATCACACCATCAATCGCCTGATCGCCGAATTCCCGGATGGACAGCTGGTAATCGAGGATGGCGACACGCTGGTCGGCGTAGCCCTGACGGCACTGGTGGATTACGACGCCTTCTCCAATCCACATAAATACGATGATCTGATCGGCCATCGCGAAGTCATCCTCAACAAGGCTGACGGCGACGCGCTTTATGGCCTCGATGTGCTGATCGACAAGGCCTATCGTGGTTATCGCCTTGGCCGGCGCCTCTATGAAGCGCGCAAGGAGCTATGCCGCTCCATGAATCTTCGCTCCATCCTGGCCGGCGGACGTATTCCCCAGTATCACGAATATGCAATCAAGCTTTCGCCGACCGAATACATCGATAAAGTAGAGCGTCGCGAAATTCACGACCCTATTCTGTCGTTCCAACTCGCTAACGGCTTCCTGGTCAAGCGTCTATTACGCCAGTATCTGCCGGAGGACGAGGACTCCCAGGGCTACGCGACTTTGCTCGAGTGGAGCAACATCCTCTTTGAGCCAGCCCAGCGCGTACTGGAAAGCCGCAAGACGATGATTCGCGTGGGCGCCGTACAGTGGCAGATGCGCGAATTCGCGTCTGTCGAGGCGGTGCTCAAGCAGGTTGAGTACTACGTCGATGCACTGTCGGACTACCAGAGTGACTTTGCCGTCTTCCCTGAACTGTTCAACACGCCGCTGATCGGTCTGCTGGAAGATCAGAGTGACCCGGTGCGCTGTATCCGCTTCCTCGCGAGCTTCACCGAGCGCTTCAAGCAGGAAATCTCGCGCATGGCCGTGGCCTACAATATCAACATCGTGGCCGGTTCCATGGTGGAAGTGGGTGAGGACAATGAGATCTACAACGTCACCTATCTCTGCCACCGCGATGGCGAGATCGATCGTCAGGCCAAGCTGCACATCACCCCGCAGGAGCGTCGCGACTGGATCATCAAGGGCGGCGACGAGTTGGCGGTGTTCGAGACCGATGCCGGCCGTATCGGCATGCTGATCTGCTACGACGTGGAGTTCCCGGAGTTGTCACGCCTGCTGGCCGATCAGGACATGGATATCCTGATGGTGCCGTTCTGGACGGATACCAAGAATAGCTACCTGCGCGTGCGTCACTGCGCACAGGCACGTGCGATCGAGAACGAGTGCTACGTGGTGGTGTGCGGCAGTGTTGGCAACCTGCCGTCCATCGAGAGCCTCGATATCCAATACGCTCAGTCGGCGGTGTTCTCGCCGTCAGACTTCGCCTTTCCGCATGATGCGGTGATGGCCGAAACCACGCCGAATACCGAGATGATCATGTTCTCGGATCTGGATCTGGAGCGCCTCAAGGTGCTGCGCAGCGAAGGCTCGGTCACCAACCTCAAGGACCGCCGCAAAGACCTCTTCGACCTGCGCCTGCGCGACTGGTCCTGGAAGTCTGGCAGCCGCCAGGAGTAA
- a CDS encoding zinc-dependent peptidase, protein MTHWWQQLWRSPHHHQSRPTAPSPSSSQAEGDGLWQAVMQRLPILEGVDAPSLARLERRARHQLHDWRLTSAEPLENIEALALATQAMLLLNGWPQAERWQDAGARVHEVMLPEHAITREVEDVDEAGVVHVFESTRAGETWYQGPVVVTQEDLSASGDWSGFNVVIHEFAHKLDMANATDADGFPPLPVHISADEWFTTFTAVWDDLTARLSRGETTPINDYAASHPAECFAVCCEYFFTAPRTLNDAYPELYQLLERFFCQSPLKHCPASAQARPRLHSGALTQSQSEQPT, encoded by the coding sequence GTGACACACTGGTGGCAACAGCTTTGGCGATCGCCTCATCATCACCAAAGCCGCCCCACGGCACCATCACCATCCTCCTCACAGGCTGAGGGGGATGGCCTGTGGCAGGCCGTGATGCAACGTCTGCCTATTCTCGAGGGGGTGGATGCGCCATCGCTGGCCCGTCTTGAGCGGCGTGCACGTCATCAACTGCATGACTGGAGATTGACCAGCGCCGAGCCCCTCGAGAACATCGAGGCGTTGGCGCTGGCCACACAGGCCATGCTGTTGCTCAACGGCTGGCCACAAGCCGAGCGCTGGCAGGATGCTGGCGCTCGCGTGCATGAGGTCATGCTGCCGGAACATGCCATCACCCGTGAGGTGGAAGACGTCGATGAAGCCGGGGTGGTGCATGTCTTCGAGAGCACCCGTGCTGGTGAGACCTGGTATCAGGGGCCGGTGGTGGTCACGCAGGAAGACCTCTCTGCCAGCGGCGACTGGAGTGGCTTCAATGTGGTGATCCACGAATTTGCGCACAAGCTCGACATGGCCAATGCCACCGATGCCGATGGCTTCCCGCCGCTACCCGTGCACATCAGTGCCGATGAATGGTTTACCACCTTTACCGCTGTCTGGGACGACCTGACGGCGCGCCTCTCGCGTGGCGAAACCACGCCCATCAACGACTACGCTGCCAGCCATCCCGCCGAATGCTTTGCCGTGTGCTGCGAGTATTTCTTCACGGCACCACGCACACTCAATGATGCCTATCCCGAGCTGTATCAGTTGCTGGAACGCTTCTTTTGCCAGTCACCACTCAAGCATTGTCCCGCGTCAGCCCAGGCACGCCCTCGGCTTCACTCTGGCGCTCTTACGCAGTCTCAATCTGAACAACCAACGTAA
- a CDS encoding LysR family transcriptional regulator has product MKHTMDALSTAMPKPLPPLAWIQAFETAARHLSFTLAGEELNITQSAISQRIRQLEDRLGQPLFVRHARSLSLTPAGQAWLPALQSGFQRLHEGTLEVFGPSRAAPVSLRATPMGQQAWLLPRLAIFHQAEPDIALRLVSAYWQSDFDDADVDIELRYGQGDWPEAEAIQVGNTEECMIAVAAPTLASRLHTPADLSGTTLLHAAGFAVGWRRWLMSADQLALEHATRTITCDTQVMTLEMARLGMGVALVHDGLFALWCASGNRGLQQVFPLAVPAEQHFWLVRARSHPLRPTAQRLWDFLLSAQCLPSA; this is encoded by the coding sequence GTGAAGCACACCATGGATGCTCTATCTACTGCCATGCCCAAGCCGCTACCGCCGCTGGCATGGATACAGGCTTTCGAGACAGCTGCGCGTCATTTGAGCTTCACTCTCGCGGGAGAGGAGCTCAACATCACCCAGTCCGCGATCAGTCAGCGTATTCGCCAGCTGGAGGACCGCCTCGGTCAGCCGTTGTTTGTGCGTCATGCACGCAGCTTGAGCCTGACACCTGCTGGCCAAGCTTGGCTGCCTGCTCTGCAGAGCGGTTTTCAGCGTCTGCATGAGGGTACGCTTGAGGTCTTTGGGCCTTCGCGGGCAGCCCCCGTCAGCTTGCGTGCCACGCCGATGGGGCAGCAGGCATGGCTACTGCCGAGACTGGCGATCTTCCATCAGGCAGAGCCCGATATCGCATTGCGGCTGGTCAGCGCCTATTGGCAGAGCGACTTCGATGATGCTGATGTCGATATCGAATTACGCTATGGGCAGGGCGATTGGCCAGAGGCCGAGGCCATTCAGGTCGGCAACACTGAGGAATGCATGATTGCAGTGGCCGCGCCGACACTTGCCAGCCGCCTTCACACGCCGGCAGACCTGTCTGGTACCACCTTGCTGCACGCAGCGGGATTTGCCGTGGGTTGGCGGCGGTGGTTGATGTCGGCAGACCAGCTGGCGCTGGAGCACGCAACGCGCACCATTACCTGTGATACCCAGGTGATGACGCTGGAAATGGCGCGGTTGGGGATGGGAGTGGCGCTGGTACATGATGGCTTGTTCGCGCTCTGGTGTGCCTCGGGCAACCGTGGGCTGCAGCAGGTCTTCCCATTGGCGGTACCTGCCGAGCAACACTTTTGGCTGGTACGTGCGCGCTCGCATCCGTTACGGCCGACAGCGCAACGGCTGTGGGATTTTCTGCTTTCGGCACAATGCTTGCCGTCAGCGTAG
- a CDS encoding TauD/TfdA family dioxygenase, giving the protein MNELATPTTDILSRTQWAMKEYQPHHTGTPLIQGEYDASLATLVWASGEQASFPLIWLRDHCACDGCRHPQTFERTFMLLDDAALTVQQLSLESGNLMIEWSDSHLSHFDAGWLHQRRPSDSLPETPVPESQAWQLSHQAHVTTFSDYMAGGKARLVWLEALCRDGVAVLDEGPFEGGEIDKIAATIGPIRPTNFGGRFEVYSKKAPNNAAYTPIALELHTDLPNWHQPPDIQMLYCLANDADGGESLFGDGMAVAEELRQRDPPAFQLLAETAVDFRFADETTDLVAREPVIHLDANSKVIEVRFNNWIRDSLRLPLEQMQAWYAAYRQFWSILREPAFRIHLKLKAGQMVAFDNRRVMHGRNSFDPTTGHRHLQGCYVDYDMVESALRVTARELTGSGA; this is encoded by the coding sequence ATGAATGAGCTCGCGACGCCCACCACCGACATTCTCTCCCGCACTCAGTGGGCCATGAAGGAATATCAGCCGCATCACACCGGTACACCGCTGATACAGGGAGAATATGACGCGTCGCTGGCCACACTTGTCTGGGCAAGCGGCGAACAGGCCAGCTTTCCTCTAATCTGGCTGCGCGATCACTGTGCCTGTGATGGCTGCCGCCATCCTCAGACGTTTGAACGCACCTTCATGCTGCTCGACGATGCTGCCCTGACCGTGCAGCAGCTGTCTCTCGAGTCAGGGAATCTCATGATTGAGTGGAGCGACAGCCACCTCAGTCACTTCGATGCCGGCTGGCTGCATCAACGCCGTCCGAGTGATTCACTGCCAGAGACACCGGTGCCTGAAAGTCAGGCATGGCAACTGTCGCACCAAGCGCATGTCACCACGTTCAGTGACTACATGGCGGGAGGGAAAGCGCGTCTTGTCTGGCTGGAAGCCTTGTGTCGTGATGGCGTTGCCGTGCTGGATGAAGGCCCTTTCGAAGGGGGTGAGATTGATAAGATCGCCGCAACCATCGGGCCCATTCGCCCGACCAACTTTGGTGGTCGCTTCGAGGTCTATTCCAAAAAGGCGCCCAATAACGCGGCCTACACCCCGATCGCGCTTGAGCTGCATACCGATTTACCCAACTGGCATCAGCCGCCGGACATCCAGATGCTCTACTGCCTGGCCAATGATGCCGACGGTGGAGAATCGCTCTTTGGCGACGGCATGGCAGTTGCTGAGGAACTGCGTCAGCGCGATCCGCCGGCATTCCAATTGCTGGCCGAGACAGCTGTCGACTTCCGCTTCGCCGACGAGACGACGGATCTGGTCGCGCGCGAACCGGTGATTCATCTGGATGCCAATAGCAAGGTGATTGAGGTGCGCTTCAATAACTGGATTCGTGACAGCCTACGCCTGCCACTGGAACAGATGCAGGCCTGGTACGCTGCCTATCGTCAGTTCTGGAGCATCCTGCGGGAACCGGCCTTCCGTATTCATCTCAAGCTCAAGGCCGGCCAGATGGTGGCTTTCGACAACCGTCGCGTAATGCATGGGCGTAATTCCTTCGACCCCACTACCGGTCATCGTCACCTGCAGGGCTGCTACGTGGATTACGACATGGTCGAATCTGCACTGCGTGTCACGGCGCGCGAGCTGACAGGCAGCGGCGCCTGA
- a CDS encoding GGDEF domain-containing protein, which produces MNPITLCFLDTSLERRYRRHQLDVSQKLTRVTIPLSCVLFASYALIEINLQEHYETLLQLRTAILVSVLGLFLLSRISRFRHQVNGILCLASLSTAAGTLMMFHLGHDNAGEHHGDDQGGFPVYFVSLLLLVFWTYTLLGLQFIYAMACGLLIWLGCTASCAILHSGSGVLVEANEAFFMMSVNLLSGMSAYARERQSRQLFLHECHITGERDDLRDHAMCDSLTGLLNRRALLERLDQILDIKTQGIVQAALFIDLDGFKPINDRHGHQIGDQVLSIIAERLSNTLRGNDIVGRLGGDEFLVLISREGDGRKGPEQLAHRLVDAISHPIHLALDEEPLIIGVSASVGISLFPFSGATPETVIARADSAMYEAKKRGRGRVVTGNPLKLVL; this is translated from the coding sequence ATGAACCCCATCACGCTTTGCTTTCTCGATACTTCTCTCGAGCGGCGCTATCGACGGCACCAGCTTGATGTCTCTCAGAAGCTCACCCGAGTCACCATTCCGCTGAGCTGTGTGCTGTTCGCATCCTACGCGTTGATCGAGATCAATCTGCAGGAACACTACGAAACCTTGCTGCAGCTGCGCACCGCCATTCTGGTCAGTGTACTGGGACTGTTCCTTCTCTCACGCATCTCGCGCTTCAGACATCAGGTCAACGGCATTCTTTGCCTGGCGTCACTGTCGACAGCGGCGGGTACGCTGATGATGTTCCATCTCGGACATGACAATGCCGGGGAACATCATGGCGATGATCAGGGCGGATTTCCGGTCTACTTCGTCAGCTTGCTGCTGCTGGTCTTCTGGACGTATACCCTGCTGGGGCTGCAGTTCATCTATGCCATGGCCTGCGGATTGTTGATCTGGCTGGGCTGCACCGCCAGCTGTGCCATTCTGCATAGTGGCTCCGGGGTATTGGTGGAGGCCAATGAAGCCTTCTTCATGATGTCCGTCAATCTCCTGAGCGGAATGAGTGCCTACGCTCGTGAGCGCCAGAGCCGCCAACTCTTCCTGCATGAATGCCACATCACCGGCGAGCGCGATGACCTGCGCGACCATGCGATGTGCGACTCCCTCACCGGCCTGCTCAATCGACGTGCCCTGCTGGAGCGACTCGATCAGATATTGGATATCAAGACGCAAGGTATCGTTCAGGCCGCTCTATTCATCGATCTTGATGGTTTCAAACCCATCAATGACAGACACGGCCATCAGATTGGCGATCAGGTGCTAAGCATCATCGCGGAGCGACTGAGCAATACGCTTCGCGGTAACGATATTGTCGGACGCCTTGGCGGCGATGAGTTTCTGGTCCTGATCAGTCGTGAAGGCGATGGCCGCAAAGGGCCCGAACAACTTGCTCATCGTCTGGTAGATGCCATCAGCCATCCCATTCATCTGGCGCTCGATGAGGAGCCACTGATCATCGGTGTCAGTGCCAGTGTGGGTATCAGTCTGTTCCCCTTCTCGGGGGCCACGCCAGAAACCGTCATCGCGCGGGCAGATAGCGCCATGTACGAAGCCAAGAAACGCGGGCGCGGCAGGGTAGTCACCGGCAATCCTCTCAAGCTCGTGCTGTAG
- a CDS encoding DUF1338 domain-containing protein — protein MDIQQFFAALWDDYVAMTPQAQKIQDAFVADGETIVNDHVAFRTFDRGPITLAALEPHLLALGYTRFAPYDFTEKKLRAFGYLPPSANLPRVFLSELKCDELSLPAQSIIDELVSQIPPSATLEPSVLWAGRLWQAPTFAQYQRLMEESEYAAWLSIIGLRANHFTISVNALTTHDTLDKVLARVEVLGLSINPAGGRIKGSPEVLLEQASTLADRQSFTFAGGEQHEISTCYYEFARRYVDGDGQLYQGFVAASADKIFESTNTTPRENAPS, from the coding sequence ATGGATATCCAGCAATTCTTCGCCGCCCTATGGGACGACTACGTCGCCATGACACCGCAGGCACAGAAGATTCAAGATGCCTTTGTCGCCGATGGTGAAACCATCGTCAACGACCACGTGGCCTTCCGCACCTTTGATCGCGGACCGATCACCCTGGCAGCGCTGGAACCGCATCTGCTGGCCCTCGGCTATACCCGCTTTGCCCCCTATGACTTCACTGAGAAGAAATTGCGCGCCTTTGGCTATCTGCCACCTTCGGCGAACCTGCCGCGCGTCTTCCTCTCCGAGCTGAAATGCGACGAGCTGTCGCTACCCGCCCAGTCAATCATCGATGAACTCGTCAGTCAGATCCCACCCAGCGCTACCCTTGAGCCTTCCGTACTGTGGGCAGGCCGACTGTGGCAGGCACCGACCTTCGCGCAATATCAGCGCCTGATGGAAGAGAGCGAATACGCCGCCTGGCTATCGATCATCGGCTTGCGCGCCAATCACTTCACCATCAGCGTCAATGCGCTCACGACCCACGACACGCTCGACAAGGTACTTGCACGCGTCGAAGTGCTTGGCTTGAGCATCAATCCCGCGGGAGGCCGTATCAAAGGCTCACCCGAAGTATTGCTGGAACAGGCCTCCACATTGGCCGACCGTCAGTCCTTCACCTTTGCCGGCGGCGAGCAGCATGAGATTTCCACCTGCTACTACGAATTTGCGCGCCGCTACGTTGATGGCGACGGCCAGCTGTATCAAGGCTTCGTGGCGGCCAGCGCTGACAAGATATTCGAGTCCACCAACACCACCCCTCGGGAGAACGCCCCCTCGTGA
- a CDS encoding succinylglutamate desuccinylase produces the protein MIADWLDLTLEGHASARGMGRIPSGRYEIVAPGVLEIYPDHSGPRAHPVVISAGIHGNETAPIELLGELVAGLESGRLMAGAPLLLILGNLPAIRSGERFTTTNLNRLFRRADADGNAAHSDCPADDEPARARQLMAAVDTFYARFPPTESTRRLHYDMHTAIRGSLYPRFAVVPYSEGAAISSTQWSHLSAAGLQAVLHQHQHSWTFSHYSRHYHDADAFTLELGQVHPFGENDMVALAPMSQLLAALAMGIEAPHAAPERMAYFKVEIELMRRSTDFRLCFNDDVANFTTFTPGTVVAEDGEAGPCTVGDTPLSVVFPNARVEIGARAALLLAACEPPQLALASDRTSFE, from the coding sequence GTGATTGCCGACTGGCTTGACCTGACACTTGAAGGCCACGCCAGCGCGCGAGGCATGGGACGCATCCCCAGCGGGCGCTACGAGATCGTGGCACCCGGCGTGCTCGAGATCTATCCGGACCACAGCGGTCCGCGCGCGCACCCCGTGGTGATCTCCGCGGGTATTCACGGTAATGAGACTGCGCCCATCGAGCTGCTGGGCGAGTTGGTCGCAGGCCTTGAGAGCGGTCGTCTGATGGCCGGCGCACCCCTGCTGCTGATTCTCGGTAATCTGCCGGCAATTCGCAGTGGCGAGCGCTTTACCACCACCAATCTCAATCGATTGTTCAGGCGTGCAGACGCTGACGGTAATGCGGCGCACAGTGACTGCCCAGCAGACGATGAGCCAGCACGTGCCCGCCAGCTGATGGCAGCCGTCGACACCTTCTATGCGCGCTTTCCGCCGACGGAGAGCACTCGTCGACTGCACTACGACATGCATACCGCCATCCGCGGTAGCCTCTATCCCCGCTTTGCGGTGGTACCGTACAGTGAAGGCGCAGCCATCAGCTCTACCCAGTGGTCACATCTCAGTGCCGCTGGGCTGCAGGCTGTACTGCATCAACATCAACACAGCTGGACCTTTTCGCATTACTCGCGCCATTACCATGATGCCGATGCCTTCACGCTCGAGCTGGGGCAGGTACACCCTTTCGGCGAGAATGACATGGTGGCACTAGCCCCAATGTCTCAGCTGCTGGCGGCACTGGCGATGGGCATCGAAGCACCGCATGCAGCACCGGAGAGAATGGCCTACTTCAAGGTTGAGATAGAGCTGATGCGGCGCTCTACCGACTTTCGCCTGTGCTTCAATGACGACGTCGCCAACTTCACCACCTTCACACCAGGCACAGTGGTAGCTGAAGATGGTGAAGCAGGCCCATGCACGGTCGGCGATACGCCGCTCAGCGTGGTCTTCCCCAATGCACGGGTCGAGATCGGCGCACGTGCCGCGCTACTGCTGGCCGCTTGCGAGCCGCCACAGCTTGCGCTCGCATCAGATCGCACCTCCTTTGAATGA
- a CDS encoding ABC transporter ATP-binding protein: MTLNSPATESTSSEVLPLEVRNITKSFGTNQVLKGLSLEARKGDVITLIGASGSGKSTFLRCMNLLEQPDGGDILVHGEQIGFKTTRRGREPADWRQVERMRARLSMVFQSFNLWAHMTLLENVIEAPVHVLGKPKKEAIAHARSLLDRVGLLERADYYPAQMSGGQQQRGAIARALAMEPEVMLFDEPTSALDPELVGDVLKVMRDLAEEGRTMVVVTHEMSFARDVSSQVIYLHQGLVEESGKPADVLENPQSDRLKQFLAPKY; encoded by the coding sequence ATGACCCTGAATTCCCCCGCGACCGAGAGCACGAGCAGCGAGGTGCTGCCTCTTGAGGTCCGTAATATCACCAAGTCCTTCGGCACCAATCAGGTGCTCAAAGGCTTGTCGCTTGAAGCACGCAAGGGTGATGTCATTACCCTGATCGGCGCCTCTGGCTCCGGCAAGAGCACTTTTCTGCGCTGCATGAACCTGCTCGAGCAACCTGATGGCGGCGACATTCTCGTCCACGGCGAACAGATCGGTTTCAAGACTACCCGTCGAGGCCGCGAGCCCGCCGACTGGCGTCAGGTCGAGCGCATGCGTGCCCGCCTCTCGATGGTTTTCCAGAGCTTCAATCTATGGGCGCACATGACGCTTTTGGAAAATGTCATCGAGGCACCGGTCCATGTGCTGGGCAAGCCGAAGAAGGAAGCCATCGCGCACGCACGCAGTCTGCTTGATCGCGTCGGCCTGCTGGAACGTGCTGACTATTATCCTGCCCAGATGTCCGGCGGCCAGCAGCAACGCGGCGCAATCGCCCGTGCACTGGCGATGGAGCCGGAAGTGATGCTGTTCGATGAGCCAACCTCGGCGCTCGACCCGGAGCTGGTCGGTGATGTGCTCAAGGTCATGCGTGATCTAGCCGAGGAAGGCCGCACCATGGTGGTAGTGACACATGAAATGAGCTTCGCGCGCGATGTCTCGAGTCAGGTGATCTACCTGCATCAGGGGCTGGTTGAAGAATCCGGCAAGCCAGCCGACGTGCTGGAAAATCCGCAGTCTGATCGCCTCAAGCAGTTCCTGGCACCCAAATACTGA